In one window of Streptosporangiales bacterium DNA:
- a CDS encoding aspartate kinase, which produces MGPRCSVAPTDIPCLDRTGDRRLTVPPISLLGGVRVLLIVQKYGGSSVADAEGIKRVTRRIVATRKAGHDVAVVVSAMGDTTDELSDLAEQVSPVPPARELDMLLTAGERISMALVAMAIANLGFEARSYTGSQAGVITDGSHGRARIVDVTPGRIREALDAGAIPIVAGFQGVSQDTKDITTLGRGGSDTTAVALAVGLDADVCEIYTDVDGVFTADPRIVPTARRLETVTYEEMLELAASGAKVLQVRCVEYARRYGIPVHVRSSFSDREGTRVVVKPEQGAEESAGMENAIIAGVAHDRSQAKLTVVGVPDKPGEAAAIFRIVAGAAINVDMIVQNVSQATTGRTDVSLTLPEADGEAAMKALAKAKDEIGYESLLYDDAIGKVSLVGAGMRAHPGVSAAFFSALADAGVNVEMISTSEIRISVVVRGEDVNAAVSAVHSAFDLDADQVEAVVYGGTGR; this is translated from the coding sequence ATGGGGCCTCGGTGCAGCGTCGCGCCGACGGATATTCCCTGTCTCGACCGCACCGGCGACCGTAGACTGACGGTTCCGCCCATTTCCCTGCTCGGAGGCGTGCGCGTCTTGTTGATAGTGCAGAAGTACGGTGGCTCCTCGGTCGCCGATGCCGAGGGAATCAAACGAGTCACCCGGCGAATCGTGGCGACCCGCAAGGCGGGGCACGACGTCGCCGTCGTGGTGTCGGCGATGGGCGACACCACCGACGAGCTCTCCGACCTCGCGGAGCAGGTGTCGCCGGTGCCGCCCGCGCGGGAGCTGGACATGCTGCTCACCGCGGGGGAGCGGATCTCCATGGCGCTTGTGGCGATGGCGATCGCGAACCTCGGGTTCGAGGCGCGGTCCTACACCGGCAGCCAGGCCGGCGTGATCACCGACGGCAGCCACGGCCGGGCCAGGATCGTCGACGTCACGCCGGGCCGGATCAGGGAGGCCCTGGACGCCGGCGCGATCCCGATCGTCGCCGGGTTCCAGGGGGTCTCGCAGGACACCAAGGACATCACCACGCTCGGCCGCGGCGGCTCGGACACGACCGCGGTCGCGCTGGCCGTCGGGCTCGACGCCGACGTCTGCGAGATCTACACCGACGTCGACGGCGTGTTCACCGCGGACCCCAGGATCGTGCCGACCGCGCGCCGGCTGGAGACCGTGACGTACGAGGAGATGCTCGAGCTGGCCGCGTCCGGCGCCAAGGTGCTGCAGGTACGCTGCGTCGAGTACGCGCGCAGGTACGGCATCCCGGTGCACGTCAGGTCGTCGTTCTCGGACCGGGAAGGTACCAGGGTGGTCGTCAAGCCCGAGCAGGGCGCTGAGGAAAGTGCGGGCATGGAGAACGCAATCATCGCCGGTGTGGCGCACGACAGGAGTCAGGCCAAGCTCACGGTCGTGGGCGTGCCGGACAAGCCGGGCGAGGCCGCCGCGATCTTCCGTATCGTGGCCGGCGCCGCCATCAACGTGGACATGATCGTGCAGAACGTCTCGCAGGCAACGACCGGTCGCACGGACGTCTCGCTGACGCTGCCCGAGGCAGACGGCGAAGCCGCCATGAAGGCGCTCGCCAAGGCGAAGGACGAGATCGGCTACGAGAGCCTGCTCTACGACGACGCGATCGGCAAGGTCTCGCTGGTGGGCGCGGGCATGCGCGCGCACCCGGGCGTCTCTGCGGCGTTCTTCTCCGCACTCGCGGACGCGGGCGTCAACGTCGAGATGATCTCCACCTCGGAGATCCGGATCTCCGTCGTCGTCCGTGGTGAGGACGTGAACGCCGCGGTGAGCGCGGTGCACAGCGCGTTCGACCTGGACGCCGACCAGGTGGAGGCCGTCGTGTACGGAGGTACCGGCCGATGA
- a CDS encoding aspartate-semialdehyde dehydrogenase: MSKPTLALVGATGAVGTVMVDLVSTREDVWGEVRVVASPRSAGRRLTVRGEELTVQALSPEVFDGVDVVVFDLPDAVAAEYAPIAAARGAVVIDKSGAFRMDPQVPLVVPEVNPEALRDRPLGIVSTPNCTTLSMIVVIGALEKQYGVEELVVASYQAASGAGQEGIDTLYAQQEKVAGDRTLGVNPGDVRRAVGDDLGPFPAPLVMNVVPWAGSLKDDGWNSEELKVRNESRKILGRPDLRVSATCVRVPVMRTHSLAIHAKLGAEVDVPEVRKVLDEAPSVLVCDDPEQAQYPTPVDVTGTDPTWVGRIRRALDDPKALDMFCCGDNLRKGAALNAAQIAELVAAERG, translated from the coding sequence ATGAGCAAGCCGACCCTCGCCCTCGTAGGTGCGACCGGCGCGGTCGGCACCGTCATGGTCGACCTGGTGTCGACGCGGGAGGACGTCTGGGGCGAGGTACGCGTGGTCGCCTCGCCGCGGTCCGCCGGCCGCAGGCTCACCGTCCGCGGTGAGGAGCTGACCGTGCAGGCCCTGTCACCGGAGGTGTTCGACGGCGTCGACGTCGTCGTCTTCGACCTGCCGGACGCCGTGGCCGCCGAGTACGCGCCGATCGCCGCCGCGCGGGGCGCCGTCGTGATCGACAAGTCCGGTGCGTTCCGGATGGACCCACAGGTGCCGCTCGTCGTGCCCGAGGTCAACCCGGAGGCGCTGCGCGACCGGCCGCTCGGCATCGTGAGCACCCCGAACTGCACGACCCTGTCGATGATCGTCGTGATCGGCGCGCTGGAGAAGCAGTACGGCGTCGAGGAGCTGGTGGTCGCCTCGTACCAGGCGGCGTCCGGCGCCGGCCAGGAAGGCATCGACACGCTGTACGCACAGCAGGAGAAGGTCGCCGGTGACCGCACGCTCGGGGTGAACCCCGGCGACGTGCGCCGTGCCGTCGGCGACGACCTCGGCCCGTTCCCCGCGCCGCTGGTGATGAACGTGGTGCCGTGGGCGGGCTCGTTGAAGGACGACGGGTGGAACTCCGAGGAGCTGAAGGTACGCAACGAGTCGCGGAAGATCCTCGGCCGGCCGGACCTCCGGGTCTCCGCGACCTGTGTCCGGGTGCCGGTGATGCGGACCCACTCGCTCGCCATCCACGCGAAGCTGGGCGCGGAGGTCGACGTCCCCGAGGTGCGCAAGGTGCTCGATGAGGCGCCGAGCGTGCTGGTGTGTGACGACCCGGAGCAGGCGCAGTACCCGACGCCGGTCGACGTGACGGGCACCGACCCGACCTGGGTGGGCCGGATCAGGCGTGCGCTCGACGACCCGAAGGCGCTGGACATGTTCTGCTGCGGCGACAACCTGCGCAAGGGCGCCGCCCTCAACGCGGCGCAGATCGCCGAGTTGGTCGCGGCCGAACGCGGCTAG
- a CDS encoding DUF5063 domain-containing protein: protein MNTDWESVADEVAKHVANYLDGLQRVASGDGNEGLVPFLLLEVSQISFTGAQLGASEDVVPDGNVEPPHALEGDVDALRQGLATRLKDVDEYVEVFDPYGAQPDLDTYRLSDDLADIAADLTHGLRHYEAGNRVEALWWWQYSYFNHWGNHAGAALRALQSIVTHARLDVAEDVTVGVADEVGVS, encoded by the coding sequence ATGAACACCGACTGGGAGAGCGTCGCCGACGAGGTGGCGAAGCACGTGGCGAACTACCTCGACGGCCTGCAACGCGTCGCTTCCGGCGACGGCAACGAGGGCCTGGTGCCGTTCCTGCTGCTTGAGGTCTCGCAGATCTCCTTCACCGGTGCGCAGCTCGGGGCGAGCGAGGACGTCGTACCCGACGGCAACGTGGAGCCGCCGCACGCGCTCGAGGGCGACGTGGACGCGCTGCGCCAGGGCCTGGCGACCCGGCTGAAGGACGTGGACGAGTACGTCGAGGTGTTCGACCCGTACGGCGCTCAGCCGGACCTCGACACCTACCGGCTCTCCGACGACCTGGCCGACATCGCCGCCGACCTGACCCACGGCCTGCGGCACTACGAGGCCGGCAACCGGGTCGAGGCTCTCTGGTGGTGGCAGTACTCGTACTTCAACCACTGGGGCAACCACGCGGGCGCCGCGTTGCGGGCCCTGCAGTCGATCGTCACGCACGCCCGCCTGGACGTGGCGGAGGACGTGACCGTCGGGGTCGCCGACGAGGTCGGGGTTTCCTAG